The following coding sequences lie in one Sinorhizobium fredii USDA 257 genomic window:
- a CDS encoding ABC transporter substrate-binding protein, whose product MKKLLRLAVASALAILPSAAAYAQTDITWWDFLSGGDGVRMKALIKEFNDTHPDIKIKATTLEWGVPFYSKIQTSAAVGQQPDVMTYHLSRFPLAIPSGILRPLAPEELTAAGIKKENYVEASWESATADGKVYGIPFDVHSIVLYYNKTILKEAGLLGEDGLPKGLEGLENFNAALENIKATGKVQYPLSLHTDEGGSMWRVFYTLLSQQGGKFIEGDEILPGDAGVKALTTMANWVSSGYSPQLISYEASIALFTSGKAAMHINGVWEVPTMVDLAKTGNLGFEWGAVQIPVLMGQQATWADSHAFAVPNSEARPIAPEKLKAVLEIVAWMNEHSLAWAGAGHIPAYKPVTESAEFKAMQPNATYAKLADTAVFDPVSPLAGVGGPIYEATQNFIVPALNGQLDPQDAIEQLREELKSQM is encoded by the coding sequence GTGAAAAAGCTACTGAGACTTGCCGTTGCGAGTGCCCTGGCGATCCTGCCTTCCGCAGCCGCCTATGCGCAGACCGATATCACCTGGTGGGATTTCTTGAGCGGCGGCGACGGTGTTCGCATGAAGGCGCTGATCAAGGAGTTCAACGACACCCATCCCGACATCAAGATCAAGGCGACGACGCTCGAATGGGGCGTTCCGTTCTACAGCAAGATCCAGACCTCGGCGGCCGTCGGCCAGCAGCCGGACGTCATGACCTATCACCTGTCGCGCTTTCCGTTGGCGATCCCGTCGGGAATCCTGCGGCCTCTCGCGCCGGAGGAGCTCACCGCGGCGGGCATCAAGAAGGAGAACTATGTCGAGGCGAGCTGGGAGTCGGCGACGGCCGACGGCAAGGTCTACGGCATTCCCTTCGACGTTCATTCCATCGTTCTCTACTACAACAAGACAATCCTGAAAGAGGCCGGCCTGCTGGGCGAGGACGGGCTGCCGAAGGGGCTCGAGGGTCTGGAGAATTTCAACGCCGCGCTCGAAAACATCAAGGCGACCGGCAAGGTCCAATATCCGCTTTCGCTGCACACGGACGAGGGCGGTTCGATGTGGCGGGTGTTCTACACCTTGCTTTCCCAGCAGGGCGGCAAATTCATCGAAGGCGACGAGATCCTGCCGGGCGATGCCGGGGTGAAGGCCTTGACGACGATGGCCAATTGGGTGTCGTCGGGATATTCGCCGCAGCTGATTTCCTACGAGGCCTCGATCGCGCTCTTCACCTCGGGCAAGGCGGCGATGCACATCAACGGCGTCTGGGAAGTGCCGACGATGGTGGACCTCGCCAAGACCGGCAATCTCGGCTTCGAATGGGGCGCCGTGCAAATTCCGGTACTGATGGGGCAACAGGCGACCTGGGCGGACTCGCATGCCTTTGCCGTGCCGAACAGCGAAGCTAGGCCGATTGCGCCGGAAAAACTCAAGGCCGTGCTCGAGATCGTCGCCTGGATGAACGAGCATAGCCTCGCCTGGGCAGGCGCCGGACATATCCCGGCCTACAAGCCGGTGACCGAAAGCGCCGAGTTCAAGGCGATGCAACCGAATGCAACCTATGCCAAGCTCGCCGACACCGCTGTCTTCGACCCCGTTTCGCCGCTCGCCGGCGTCGGTGGGCCGATCTACGAGGCAACGCAGAACTTCATCGTGCCCGCCCTGAACGGCCAGCTCGACCCGCAGGATGCCATCGAGCAGCTGCGCGAGGAACTGAAGAGTCAGATGTAG
- a CDS encoding carbohydrate ABC transporter permease, producing MQRKSIGNILLLALTLSVACMWAFPIYWAVVTSVKAEHEVVSKTTFIPDVFNFSAYYFALFETNLAAWYVNSLVTSVSVTIIVILISVMCAYALSQIVFPGRGLLYGIILASFMVPSQALVVSQFVLMYRFGLINSWGGIILPQLIIPVVVIVYKQFFDSVPKELREAAKLDGCGDFQILFRLYLPLNWGITTALAIITYIMAWNAFLWPFLVTNSEEMMTVTVGITQVDDAFGVKYARDMAVAILAAMPVALAYLLFQKRVTQALMLSSGIKG from the coding sequence ATGCAACGCAAGAGCATTGGCAATATCCTGCTTCTGGCACTCACGCTGTCCGTCGCCTGCATGTGGGCTTTCCCGATCTATTGGGCGGTCGTGACCTCCGTCAAAGCTGAGCACGAGGTCGTCTCCAAGACGACCTTCATTCCGGATGTCTTCAACTTCTCGGCCTATTATTTCGCCCTGTTCGAGACCAATCTTGCGGCCTGGTACGTGAACTCGCTCGTCACCTCGGTGAGCGTCACGATCATCGTCATCCTGATCAGTGTAATGTGCGCCTATGCGCTGTCGCAGATCGTCTTTCCCGGGCGGGGGCTCCTCTACGGCATCATTCTCGCGAGCTTCATGGTTCCCTCGCAGGCGCTCGTCGTTTCGCAATTCGTGCTGATGTATCGTTTCGGGCTGATCAACAGTTGGGGCGGCATCATCCTGCCGCAGCTGATCATTCCCGTGGTGGTGATCGTCTACAAGCAGTTCTTCGACTCCGTGCCGAAGGAGCTGCGCGAGGCGGCGAAGCTCGACGGATGCGGCGATTTCCAGATCCTGTTCCGGCTTTACCTGCCGCTCAACTGGGGCATCACCACGGCGCTTGCGATCATCACCTACATCATGGCCTGGAACGCCTTTCTCTGGCCCTTCCTGGTGACGAATTCGGAAGAGATGATGACCGTCACCGTCGGCATCACCCAGGTCGACGATGCCTTTGGCGTGAAGTATGCGCGCGACATGGCAGTCGCCATTCTCGCGGCAATGCCGGTCGCGCTTGCCTATCTCCTGTTTCAAAAACGGGTGACGCAGGCGCTGATGCTGTCGTCGGGCATAAAGGGATGA
- a CDS encoding ArsR/SmtB family transcription factor: METKLLTVDPIKDVEVVQALGSATRIEILNLLRQKGPLNVNDIAAHMGLPQSTTATNLKALESAGLIQTHTMKASKGNQKLCSSIYGEILIRFDDRTSRSDEVVTVSMPIGLFTEFEAEAPCGLCSVNNVIGMLDVQEVFLDPQRMQAALLWFTRGYVEYKFPNNAKVTGRPVRRIEFSAELSSETPATNANWPSDISIWINGIKAGHWTSPGDYGDRRGLYSPAWWKLSGSQYGKLKTWSIDDRGTWIDGALVSTQTITSLGIADHHSIRFRIGIDEKAENPGGLNIFGKGFGDFDQDIVMTMYF, from the coding sequence ATGGAGACGAAGCTTCTAACAGTGGACCCGATCAAGGATGTCGAGGTTGTCCAGGCGCTGGGTTCCGCGACGCGGATCGAAATTCTCAATCTGTTGCGCCAGAAGGGGCCGCTGAACGTCAACGATATCGCGGCCCATATGGGTCTGCCGCAGTCGACGACCGCGACGAACCTCAAGGCGCTGGAAAGCGCCGGCCTCATCCAGACGCATACGATGAAGGCGTCCAAGGGTAACCAGAAGCTCTGCTCGAGCATCTATGGCGAGATCCTGATCCGGTTCGACGATCGGACCAGCCGTTCGGACGAGGTGGTGACTGTCAGCATGCCGATCGGCCTTTTCACGGAATTCGAAGCGGAAGCGCCTTGCGGCCTTTGCTCCGTCAACAATGTCATCGGCATGCTCGATGTCCAGGAGGTCTTTCTCGATCCGCAGCGCATGCAGGCGGCCCTCCTCTGGTTCACGCGCGGTTATGTGGAATACAAGTTTCCGAACAACGCCAAGGTAACCGGGCGACCGGTCCGCAGAATAGAATTCTCCGCCGAACTGAGTTCCGAAACACCTGCCACCAACGCCAACTGGCCTTCCGATATCTCGATCTGGATCAATGGCATCAAGGCCGGTCACTGGACTTCGCCCGGCGATTACGGCGACCGCCGCGGCCTCTATTCACCGGCCTGGTGGAAACTCAGCGGCTCTCAATATGGCAAGCTCAAGACCTGGAGCATCGACGACCGGGGCACCTGGATCGACGGCGCCCTGGTGTCGACCCAAACGATCACGTCGCTCGGCATCGCCGACCACCATTCCATTCGCTTCCGCATCGGCATCGATGAAAAGGCCGAAAACCCCGGCGGACTGAACATCTTCGGCAAGGGTTTCGGCGACTTCGATCAGGACATCGTCATGACGATGTATTTCTGA
- a CDS encoding carbohydrate ABC transporter permease: MMKERRSKGLTAVLMIAPFVITYLTVFAYPVYNMFALSFTDAPLIGEGRWVGFDNYAKLLNQKLFFTSVWNTGYFVVLTVVPNTLIGLGLALMVIRLKGWLQSLVLVLFFLPYILPVSVVTQIWEWVLDQQFGIAQYLIEFFTGRRISVFRDPIWAMPMVALVTIWWTNGFNLLLFIAGLRNIPADYYEAATLDGATRWQCFQRITWPLIWPVTALVLTLQLILQLKIFDQVYLMTEGGPFNSTYVLLQLVYREAFRLNHGGLGSAVAVFLFLIIVTVSVLQYQLLRVRGR, encoded by the coding sequence TTGATGAAAGAGAGACGGAGCAAGGGGCTGACCGCCGTTCTGATGATCGCGCCGTTCGTGATCACCTACCTGACGGTTTTTGCCTATCCGGTTTACAATATGTTCGCCTTGAGCTTCACCGACGCGCCGCTGATCGGCGAAGGCCGGTGGGTCGGCTTCGACAACTACGCCAAACTGCTCAATCAGAAACTCTTCTTCACGTCGGTGTGGAATACCGGCTATTTCGTCGTGCTGACCGTCGTGCCGAACACGCTGATCGGTCTTGGCCTGGCGCTGATGGTCATCCGCCTCAAGGGCTGGCTGCAAAGCCTCGTGCTGGTCCTGTTCTTCCTACCGTATATCCTGCCGGTGTCGGTAGTCACGCAGATCTGGGAGTGGGTGCTCGATCAGCAATTCGGCATCGCCCAATATCTGATCGAGTTCTTCACCGGCCGGCGCATCAGCGTTTTCCGCGATCCCATCTGGGCGATGCCGATGGTGGCGCTGGTCACAATCTGGTGGACCAACGGTTTCAACCTGCTGCTCTTCATTGCCGGTTTGCGCAACATTCCGGCGGATTACTACGAGGCGGCAACGCTCGACGGCGCGACGCGCTGGCAATGCTTCCAGCGTATCACCTGGCCGCTGATCTGGCCCGTTACCGCCCTCGTGCTCACGCTACAGCTCATCCTGCAGCTCAAGATCTTCGATCAGGTCTACCTGATGACGGAAGGCGGTCCGTTCAACTCGACCTATGTACTGCTGCAACTCGTCTATCGCGAGGCATTCCGCCTGAACCATGGCGGTCTCGGTTCGGCGGTGGCGGTCTTCCTGTTCCTGATCATCGTCACCGTTTCGGTGCTGCAGTATCAGCTTCTGCGCGTTAGGGGACGCTAG
- a CDS encoding LacI family DNA-binding transcriptional regulator, whose protein sequence is MKGIRRLAQHLDISIGTVSRALNGRPDVNEETRKRVLAAAQELGYVPNQSGRSLRQGTTNIIGFMMQTGAEITGQGDTFFMSVFDGVQAVFARHKLDLVALLCSSQEDPADYLRRVVARGFADGVILSATQRHDPRVELLSERNIPFVTLGRTLTDAGQPWLDLDFEGMAQASIDRLVARGHRRIAITRPHDDVNLGYVFVERCREALAAHGLSLDEDLIFRSTPNEAGGYEIGRDILALNERPTAIVLINETIAIGFYRALSEVGVRPGRDIAVIGRYSPHAQFLSPSLTCFRLSLRDLGVALAETLLSTMPAFRHHYPHTTSSRLWPMELVEGASDALDASIE, encoded by the coding sequence ATGAAGGGCATTCGGCGGCTTGCGCAGCATCTCGACATCTCGATCGGAACGGTCTCCCGAGCACTGAACGGTCGTCCCGACGTCAACGAAGAGACGCGCAAGCGGGTGCTGGCGGCCGCCCAGGAACTCGGCTATGTGCCGAACCAGTCGGGGCGAAGCCTGCGCCAGGGTACGACCAACATCATCGGCTTCATGATGCAGACCGGCGCGGAGATCACCGGTCAGGGCGATACCTTCTTCATGAGTGTCTTCGATGGGGTCCAGGCCGTCTTCGCCAGGCACAAGCTCGATCTCGTCGCCCTGCTCTGCTCATCGCAGGAGGACCCGGCCGACTACCTGCGCCGCGTCGTGGCCCGCGGCTTTGCCGACGGGGTGATCCTTTCCGCCACGCAACGGCACGATCCCCGTGTCGAACTGCTTTCCGAGCGCAACATTCCCTTCGTCACCCTCGGCCGAACCCTGACCGATGCCGGCCAGCCCTGGCTCGACCTCGATTTCGAGGGCATGGCGCAGGCTTCGATCGATCGGCTCGTCGCGCGCGGGCATCGCCGCATCGCCATCACGCGGCCGCACGACGACGTCAACCTCGGCTATGTCTTCGTCGAACGTTGCCGCGAGGCACTGGCGGCGCACGGCCTCTCCCTCGATGAGGACCTGATCTTTCGTTCAACTCCCAACGAAGCCGGCGGATATGAGATCGGCCGCGACATTCTGGCACTCAACGAGCGTCCGACCGCAATCGTCCTGATCAACGAAACGATCGCGATCGGCTTTTACCGAGCCCTGTCGGAGGTCGGCGTCCGACCCGGGCGCGATATCGCGGTCATCGGGCGCTACAGCCCGCATGCCCAGTTCCTCTCGCCGTCACTCACCTGCTTCCGGCTGTCGCTGCGTGACCTCGGCGTTGCGCTCGCCGAAACGCTGCTGTCGACCATGCCCGCCTTCAGGCATCACTATCCGCACACGACGTCGAGCAGGCTCTGGCCAATGGAACTCGTCGAAGGCGCAAGCGATGCTCTCGACGCCAGCATTGAGTAG